The following proteins are co-located in the uncultured Propionivibrio sp. genome:
- a CDS encoding YbhB/YbcL family Raf kinase inhibitor-like protein: protein MRLSSTAFEHLGKIPPVYTCEGANVSPPLSWHELPPGTKSLALIVDDPDAPDPAAPQRIWVHWVLYNLPADCDGLPEHVDVLPSGTREGLNDWKTTGYGGPCPPIGRHRYFHKLYALDTVLPDLKEPDRKALERAMQGHVLAEAQCIGTYQKGD from the coding sequence ATGCGTCTGAGTTCAACTGCTTTCGAGCATCTCGGAAAGATTCCGCCCGTTTATACCTGCGAGGGGGCCAATGTGTCGCCACCGCTGTCCTGGCATGAGCTGCCGCCGGGGACGAAGAGTCTCGCGCTGATCGTCGATGATCCCGATGCGCCGGATCCTGCCGCGCCACAGCGCATCTGGGTGCATTGGGTGCTCTATAACCTTCCGGCCGATTGCGACGGATTGCCCGAACATGTCGATGTTCTGCCCTCGGGGACACGGGAAGGCTTGAACGACTGGAAGACGACCGGCTACGGCGGACCGTGCCCGCCGATCGGGCGGCATCGCTATTTCCACAAGCTCTATGCCTTGGATACGGTGTTGCCCGATCTGAAGGAGCCCGACCGCAAGGCGCTGGAACGCGCCATGCAGGGGCATGTCCTGGCCGAGGCGCAGTGCATCGGTACCTACCAGAAGGGCGACTGA
- a CDS encoding mechanosensitive ion channel domain-containing protein codes for MNEQLRTLDHFKASAIDMAVRFGPKVVVAIVILMAGYLLGRWVGRMTERLLRRLKFEAPVRVLLVRAAHLIVFGFFVILALQNLGVELLPLIAGLGVAGAGVALAMQGILGNVAAGLTIIFTRPFHVGDYLSIGAEEGEVLDVTLFSTTLGHTDRSKVIIPNRKIVGEIMHNYGSIRQLDLSVGVSYGTDMEVAYRLVTAILAENTRVLKDPAPVIAVSNLGEFAVAICVKPWVNVPDYVAASGEINRAILETFRREGVEMPVPQREIRMLGA; via the coding sequence ATGAACGAACAACTGCGTACGCTCGATCATTTCAAGGCGTCCGCCATTGACATGGCGGTTCGTTTCGGCCCCAAGGTTGTCGTGGCGATCGTCATCCTGATGGCGGGCTATCTGCTCGGGCGCTGGGTCGGCCGGATGACCGAGCGCCTGCTGCGGCGCTTGAAGTTCGAGGCGCCGGTTCGTGTATTGCTGGTGCGTGCCGCGCACCTCATCGTTTTCGGTTTCTTTGTCATCCTCGCGTTGCAGAATCTCGGCGTCGAACTGTTGCCGCTCATCGCCGGCCTCGGCGTTGCCGGTGCCGGGGTGGCCCTGGCCATGCAGGGGATTCTCGGCAATGTCGCTGCCGGGCTGACGATCATCTTCACCCGGCCCTTCCATGTCGGCGACTATCTGTCGATCGGCGCGGAAGAGGGCGAGGTGCTCGACGTCACCTTGTTCAGTACGACGCTTGGTCATACCGACCGTTCGAAAGTCATCATTCCGAACCGCAAGATCGTCGGCGAGATCATGCACAACTACGGCAGCATACGGCAGCTCGACCTGTCGGTCGGCGTTTCGTACGGCACCGATATGGAGGTGGCATACCGTCTGGTCACCGCCATTCTGGCCGAAAATACCCGGGTGCTGAAGGATCCGGCGCCGGTGATCGCCGTCAGCAATCTGGGCGAATTTGCCGTTGCGATCTGCGTGAAGCCCTGGGTCAATGTGCCGGATTATGTGGCCGCGTCGGGCGAGATCAATCGCGCGATCCTTGAAACCTTCCGTCGTGAGGGGGTCGAGATGCCGGTGCCGCAGCGGGAAATAAGGATGTTGGGGGCATAG
- a CDS encoding restriction endonuclease encodes MSENSLFAILMRSPWWISFAVAAVIALLGKVIASGEYFSYGVAFTLPFIVVGSIAAWKQRDEPSAARIEETIDAVSAMSWREFSGLMQKAFERDGFTVKRIDGAADFLLEKQGRTSVVCCKRWKAASQGVEPLRELEAVREAREAREALYVSANGVSDVARQFAKEHRMALMLAPQLARLLRLPRKPLPRQ; translated from the coding sequence ATGTCTGAAAATTCGCTGTTCGCTATCCTGATGCGCTCGCCGTGGTGGATAAGCTTTGCTGTGGCTGCCGTCATCGCGTTGCTCGGCAAGGTCATTGCTTCCGGCGAGTATTTTTCCTACGGCGTTGCGTTTACCCTGCCGTTCATTGTCGTCGGGTCGATTGCCGCATGGAAGCAGCGCGACGAACCGAGCGCCGCGCGCATTGAAGAAACGATCGACGCCGTTTCGGCGATGTCGTGGCGCGAGTTTTCCGGACTGATGCAAAAGGCATTCGAGCGCGATGGTTTCACCGTCAAGCGCATCGATGGCGCCGCCGACTTCCTGCTCGAAAAGCAGGGGCGGACCTCGGTGGTCTGCTGCAAGCGCTGGAAAGCCGCCAGCCAGGGCGTCGAGCCGCTGCGTGAATTGGAAGCGGTGCGTGAGGCGCGGGAAGCGCGCGAGGCCCTGTACGTTTCGGCGAACGGCGTCTCCGACGTCGCCCGTCAGTTCGCCAAGGAACATCGGATGGCGCTGATGCTGGCGCCGCAGCTGGCGCGTCTCTTGCGGTTGCCGCGCAAGCCGCTGCCGCGACAATAA